In a genomic window of Myxococcales bacterium:
- a CDS encoding co-chaperone GroES, translating to MPLGMRVLVRILKDQDRTDSGLYLPAGAKEAQDEALYGEVVEVARDRPTSDDLAENVSGVPNGARVLFRKSAGVRVPWEDALRVLDVKDVLATVEEIGDDEAH from the coding sequence ATGCCGCTCGGCATGCGCGTGCTGGTGCGCATCCTCAAGGACCAGGATCGGACCGACAGCGGCCTGTACCTGCCGGCCGGCGCCAAGGAGGCCCAGGACGAGGCGCTCTACGGCGAGGTCGTCGAGGTCGCGCGCGATCGGCCGACCTCCGACGATCTGGCGGAGAACGTGTCGGGCGTGCCCAACGGCGCGCGCGTGCTGTTTCGGAAGAGCGCCGGGGTGCGGGTGCCGTGGGAGGACGCGCTGCGCGTGCTCGACGTCAAGGACGTGCTGGCGACGGTCGAGGAGATCGGCGACGACGAGGCGCACTGA
- a CDS encoding CDP-alcohol phosphatidyltransferase family protein, translating to MTRRPGMWTDLVAIYRSSKKKQDINWFTEHIARRAGAPFVLALRGTRITPNQVTMFAVIVCAGAGALWVSWLSWLGLVLGALVFELSFVLDCVDGMLARVRKVASPLGHLLDFLMDELKAMLLYGCVTVRLWRQTGDERLLIVGLAGLFCLASGIALTSFMRRPEYGAKPPTEDGQPAEVGGRRGLVGRAISGVEWAARVVVHYPQYIWICALADRIDVYFWAYGAVNLLYLGLSMLKIAFRLGRFAPRAVPAAEATP from the coding sequence ATGACCCGACGCCCTGGCATGTGGACCGATCTCGTCGCCATCTATCGCTCGTCCAAGAAGAAGCAGGACATCAACTGGTTCACCGAGCACATCGCCCGGCGCGCCGGGGCCCCGTTCGTGCTGGCGCTGCGCGGCACCCGGATCACCCCGAACCAGGTGACGATGTTCGCGGTGATCGTGTGCGCCGGGGCCGGCGCGCTGTGGGTGAGCTGGCTGTCGTGGCTGGGCCTGGTGCTCGGCGCGCTGGTGTTCGAGCTGTCGTTCGTCCTCGACTGCGTCGACGGCATGCTGGCGCGGGTGCGCAAGGTCGCGTCGCCGCTCGGGCACCTGCTCGACTTCCTGATGGACGAGCTCAAGGCGATGCTGCTGTACGGGTGCGTGACCGTGCGGCTGTGGCGCCAGACCGGCGATGAGCGCCTGCTGATCGTCGGCCTGGCCGGGCTGTTCTGCCTGGCGTCGGGGATCGCGCTGACCTCGTTCATGCGCCGGCCCGAGTACGGCGCCAAGCCCCCGACCGAGGACGGCCAGCCGGCCGAGGTCGGCGGTCGCCGCGGCCTGGTCGGCCGCGCGATCTCGGGCGTCGAGTGGGCCGCGCGGGTCGTGGTCCACTACCCGCAGTACATCTGGATCTGCGCGCTGGCCGATCGGATCGACGTCTACTTCTGGGCGTACGGCGCGGTCAACCTGCTCTACCTGGGGCTGTCGATGCTGAAGATCGCGTTCCGCCTCGGTCGGTTCGCGCCGCGCGCCGTGCCCGCGGCCGAGGCCACCCCGTGA
- a CDS encoding phosphocholine cytidylyltransferase family protein — translation MKAIVIAAGRGKRLGAHTDELPKTLVPVGARSILGWQMRAFAAAGVDELVLIRGYRGDVLEAGARAAAPAGMRLRFVDNPEWETNNILLSLACARAELDGPTLITYSDIIFTPAVVRALVAGTGPIDLVIDADFRSIYDGRTEHPLDEGEVADLDGAGRVRRVGKRALPPAEAHGEFIGLARLDAAGAAVVAGALDDLTARYRGRDHEPYQRAARMRTAYLTDLLQELIDGGTPIHPVTIHGQWREIDTGQDLARAVALVESASEEWS, via the coding sequence GTGAAGGCCATCGTCATCGCGGCCGGGCGCGGCAAGCGCCTGGGCGCGCACACCGACGAGCTGCCCAAGACCCTCGTGCCGGTCGGCGCCCGCTCGATCCTCGGCTGGCAGATGCGCGCGTTCGCCGCCGCCGGCGTCGACGAGCTGGTGCTGATCCGCGGGTACCGCGGCGACGTGCTCGAGGCCGGGGCCCGGGCCGCGGCGCCGGCCGGGATGCGGCTGCGCTTCGTCGACAACCCCGAGTGGGAGACCAACAACATCCTGCTGTCGCTGGCGTGCGCCCGGGCCGAGCTCGACGGGCCGACCCTGATCACCTACAGCGACATCATCTTCACGCCGGCCGTGGTGCGGGCGCTGGTCGCGGGGACGGGACCGATCGATCTGGTCATCGACGCGGACTTCCGGTCGATCTACGACGGCCGCACCGAGCACCCGCTCGACGAGGGCGAGGTCGCCGATCTCGACGGCGCCGGCCGCGTCCGCCGGGTCGGCAAGCGGGCGCTGCCCCCGGCCGAGGCCCACGGCGAGTTCATCGGCCTGGCCCGGCTCGACGCGGCCGGCGCCGCGGTCGTCGCCGGCGCGCTCGACGATCTGACGGCGCGCTACCGCGGGCGCGACCACGAGCCGTACCAGCGGGCGGCGCGGATGCGCACCGCCTACCTGACCGACCTGCTGCAGGAGCTCATCGACGGTGGGACGCCGATCCACCCGGTGACCATCCACGGCCAGTGGCGCGAGATCGACACCGGTCAGGATCTCGCGCGGGCGGTGGCGCTGGTAGAGTCGGCATCCGAGGAATGGTCATGA
- a CDS encoding response regulator, whose translation MPPVVLVADDDAWILRMVATVLEKRGYEVMTATDGEEALSRALATPPDLLITDVMMPKMDGWALVKALRARPELATLPVIFLTALSSDEDRIRGFRLGADDYVPKPFRFEELDLRVAKTMRRTQAMAQEARETLLGPSLRGDLAQIGLAALLTMVEMERKTGVLTLRNGAGSSAQILVRTGRVVHARLDDRPSPVDAECVYYLLAWSTGAFELATCDVEGVDRVQTSTMNLLLEGARRLDESTQHDLTV comes from the coding sequence GTGCCCCCGGTTGTCCTCGTCGCCGACGACGATGCATGGATCTTGCGGATGGTCGCGACCGTGCTCGAGAAGCGCGGCTACGAGGTCATGACGGCGACCGACGGTGAGGAGGCGCTGTCGCGCGCGCTGGCGACGCCGCCCGACCTGCTGATCACCGACGTGATGATGCCGAAGATGGACGGCTGGGCCCTGGTCAAGGCGCTGCGCGCGCGGCCCGAGCTGGCGACGCTGCCGGTGATCTTCCTGACGGCGCTGTCGTCCGACGAGGATCGCATCCGCGGCTTCCGGCTCGGCGCCGACGACTACGTGCCCAAGCCGTTCCGGTTCGAGGAGCTCGATCTGCGCGTGGCCAAGACCATGCGCCGCACCCAGGCGATGGCCCAGGAGGCGCGCGAGACCCTCCTGGGACCGTCGCTGCGCGGCGACCTGGCGCAGATCGGCCTGGCCGCGCTGCTGACGATGGTCGAGATGGAGCGCAAGACCGGCGTGCTGACGCTGCGCAACGGCGCCGGCAGCTCGGCCCAGATCCTGGTGCGCACCGGCCGGGTCGTCCACGCGCGCCTCGACGATCGCCCGAGCCCGGTCGACGCCGAGTGCGTCTACTACCTGCTGGCCTGGTCGACCGGCGCGTTCGAGCTGGCGACGTGCGACGTCGAGGGCGTCGACCGGGTCCAGACGTCGACCATGAACCTGCTGCTCGAGGGCGCCCGCCGCCTCGACGAGTCGACCCAGCACGACCTGACGGTGTGA
- a CDS encoding sigma 54-dependent Fis family transcriptional regulator, giving the protein MKKFPDFVPPTKVAFLERGPTLHLRQCILSAVDTDETWTFEKDEIRIGSMDDNDVVLRDDTVSRYHCKIVQEDTGYVLVDLRSTNGTFVNKVRIREAFLKPGCAVGVGQTPLRFHAREEEVSIVPSRADRLGGLIGGNAKMREMYSILERIAPTSTTVVIEGETGTGKEVVAQTIHNLSPRAGRELVVFDCGAVPPNLIESELFGHEKGSFTGAVMTRVGLFELADGGTLFLDELGELPLDLQPKLLRALEQREVRRVGGAKTAKVDVRIIAATNRNLEDEVRAGRFRQDLFYRLSVVRLRLPSLRDRPDDIAPLVQHFLDTAAYNLGADGRPRARAVSREALAVLAAYAWPGNVRELVNVVERAVSFADGEVIDVDDLPDNLREQARPSPGARALTAEPRTAAAPRPPDELLDGVTFKDAKERWVSSFERDYIVSLLKRHGGNISHAARDADIDRKYFRKLMKKYEIEAMGAVSPDDVDDE; this is encoded by the coding sequence ATGAAGAAGTTCCCGGACTTCGTGCCGCCGACCAAGGTCGCGTTCCTCGAGCGCGGGCCGACGCTGCACCTGCGCCAGTGCATCCTGAGCGCGGTCGACACCGACGAGACCTGGACCTTCGAGAAGGACGAGATCCGGATCGGCTCGATGGACGACAACGACGTGGTCCTGCGCGACGACACGGTCTCGCGCTACCACTGCAAGATCGTCCAGGAGGACACCGGCTACGTGCTGGTCGATCTGCGCTCGACCAACGGCACCTTCGTCAACAAGGTCCGGATCCGCGAGGCGTTCCTCAAGCCCGGCTGCGCCGTCGGGGTCGGCCAGACCCCGCTGCGCTTCCACGCGCGCGAGGAGGAGGTGTCGATCGTGCCGTCGCGGGCCGATCGGCTGGGCGGGCTGATCGGCGGCAACGCCAAGATGCGCGAGATGTACTCGATCCTCGAGCGCATCGCCCCGACCAGCACGACCGTGGTCATCGAGGGCGAGACCGGCACGGGCAAGGAGGTCGTGGCCCAGACGATCCACAACCTGTCGCCGCGCGCCGGCCGCGAGCTGGTGGTCTTCGACTGCGGCGCGGTGCCGCCCAACCTGATCGAGAGCGAGCTGTTCGGTCACGAGAAGGGCAGCTTCACCGGCGCGGTCATGACCCGCGTGGGCCTGTTCGAGCTGGCCGACGGCGGCACGCTGTTCCTCGACGAGCTCGGCGAGCTGCCGCTCGATCTCCAGCCCAAGCTGCTGCGCGCGCTCGAGCAGCGCGAGGTGCGGCGGGTCGGCGGCGCCAAGACCGCCAAGGTCGACGTGCGGATCATCGCCGCCACCAACCGCAACCTCGAGGACGAGGTCCGGGCCGGGCGGTTCCGGCAGGACCTGTTCTACCGGCTCTCCGTCGTGCGCCTGCGGCTGCCGTCGCTGCGCGATCGCCCCGACGACATCGCGCCGCTGGTGCAGCACTTCCTCGACACCGCCGCCTACAACCTCGGCGCCGACGGCCGGCCCCGGGCGCGCGCGGTGTCGCGCGAGGCGCTGGCGGTGCTCGCGGCCTACGCCTGGCCCGGCAACGTGCGCGAGCTGGTCAACGTGGTCGAGCGGGCGGTGTCGTTCGCCGACGGCGAGGTGATCGACGTCGACGACCTGCCCGACAACCTGCGCGAGCAGGCGCGGCCGAGCCCGGGCGCCCGCGCGCTGACCGCCGAGCCCCGGACCGCCGCGGCGCCGCGGCCGCCCGACGAGCTGCTCGACGGCGTGACCTTCAAGGACGCCAAGGAGCGGTGGGTGTCGAGCTTCGAGCGCGACTACATCGTGTCGCTGCTCAAGCGCCACGGCGGCAACATCTCCCACGCCGCCCGCGACGCCGACATCGATCGCAAGTACTTCCGCAAGCTGATGAAGAAGTACGAGATCGAGGCGATGGGCGCGGTCAGCCCCGACGACGTCGACGACGAGTGA
- a CDS encoding sigma 54-interacting transcriptional regulator — protein MDAPPDLTALTARLAAAADDDARAVAEWALGERHRERGEPEAALRFLSEARRRLAGLERHGDAARVEVALAEVCAARGDGDRALAFLDRALDHAEAEGDDALRAQVQLALGEAAAARGDDATATDLVTAAEAATVALRDRDGHARAAAALARLLARGDQRPAARALIEAARADARAAGRPSTLVVVAMAAAELHDRDDDLPAAVASWREAIAIAADADLRRLEADASLALGLLVGAAAARGATTESAAAYLARAHELYRDGGGLRDLERVRDAFRRFGRRATDRVASIELAPLLDDLRGQRQAVAEAALAVGHAAAPELRAALDARLHALASAGERLATAANAVVVDRENIRGLLELIRALAQITDFAALPDAVARLASQLVGGDRAVVELGDDHRGAVGVVATDDGPWRAALVSARGPTARPTLAAAAAAAAVGRTDGGAPSQPLGQAMVAPLRAGATVVGAIWVDKTPSGGVFTERDLDLLAVFAVQAAAIVDRARAADELRLAARTTATTLAAIGDGVIAVDRAGRLTAINPAAVRQLGLPPGAVDAPAAVALAARAETRALAAVLKDAIARGDELDGRPLTIGATEHLISTRLVTDDRGAVAGLVATLTELRRASSLAYRIVGTTARYTLDDLIGDSPAVRHVRALAEAAASSEASLLLTGESGTGKEVLAQAVHNASPRAAGPFVAVNCAAIPRDLLESELFGYEAGAFTGARKGGRPGKFEIAEGGTLLLDEIGDMPLEMQVKLLRVLQEKTVSRLAGARELPVTCRIIATTNRELDDDVARGLFRRDLFYRLRVIHIVVPPLRERPGDVTALTEHFLRRHATASGKRLARIAPDVAAALVAHSWPGNVRELEHVIESAVALAPPDATIVGALPVPLGQRTTPASTPPPLGAPAPAPGPPATPLPTAASAERDLLIAALDRYHGRIPAVARALGLSRATIYNRMRRLGLDLASFRGPP, from the coding sequence GTGGACGCGCCGCCCGACCTGACCGCCCTCACCGCACGCCTGGCGGCCGCGGCCGACGACGACGCCCGCGCCGTCGCCGAGTGGGCCCTGGGCGAGCGCCACCGCGAGCGCGGCGAGCCCGAGGCGGCGCTGCGGTTCCTGTCGGAGGCGCGCCGGCGCCTGGCCGGGCTCGAGCGCCACGGCGACGCCGCCCGGGTCGAGGTGGCGCTGGCCGAGGTGTGCGCGGCGCGGGGCGACGGGGATCGCGCGCTGGCGTTCCTCGACCGCGCGCTCGATCACGCCGAGGCCGAGGGCGACGACGCGCTCCGGGCCCAGGTCCAGCTGGCGCTGGGCGAGGCGGCGGCGGCGCGCGGCGACGACGCCACCGCGACCGATCTGGTGACCGCGGCCGAGGCCGCGACCGTGGCGCTGCGCGATCGCGACGGCCACGCCCGCGCCGCCGCCGCGCTGGCGCGCCTGCTCGCGCGCGGCGATCAGCGCCCGGCCGCGCGCGCGCTGATCGAGGCCGCCCGCGCCGACGCCCGCGCCGCCGGCCGCCCGAGCACGCTGGTCGTGGTGGCGATGGCCGCGGCCGAGCTGCACGATCGGGACGACGACCTGCCGGCGGCGGTGGCCAGCTGGCGCGAGGCCATCGCGATCGCCGCCGACGCCGACCTGCGCCGCCTCGAGGCCGACGCGTCGCTGGCGCTGGGCCTGCTCGTGGGCGCGGCCGCGGCCCGCGGCGCCACCACCGAGTCGGCGGCCGCCTACCTGGCGCGCGCACACGAGCTGTACCGGGACGGCGGCGGCCTGCGCGATCTCGAGCGGGTCCGCGACGCGTTCCGCCGGTTCGGCCGCCGCGCCACCGATCGCGTGGCCTCGATCGAGCTGGCGCCGCTGCTCGACGACCTGCGCGGTCAGCGCCAGGCCGTGGCCGAGGCCGCGCTCGCGGTCGGCCACGCCGCCGCGCCGGAGCTGCGGGCCGCGCTCGACGCCCGGCTCCACGCGCTGGCCAGCGCCGGCGAGCGCCTGGCGACCGCCGCGAACGCGGTCGTGGTCGATCGCGAGAACATCCGCGGCCTGCTCGAGCTGATCCGCGCGCTGGCCCAGATCACCGACTTCGCCGCGCTGCCCGACGCGGTCGCGCGGCTGGCCAGCCAGCTGGTCGGCGGCGATCGCGCGGTGGTCGAGCTGGGCGACGATCACCGCGGCGCGGTCGGCGTGGTCGCCACCGACGACGGCCCCTGGCGCGCCGCGCTCGTCAGCGCCCGGGGCCCGACGGCTCGCCCGACGCTGGCGGCGGCCGCCGCGGCGGCCGCGGTCGGGCGCACCGACGGCGGCGCGCCCAGCCAGCCGCTCGGGCAGGCGATGGTGGCGCCGCTCCGCGCCGGCGCCACCGTCGTGGGCGCGATCTGGGTCGACAAGACCCCGTCGGGCGGCGTGTTCACCGAGCGCGATCTCGATCTGCTGGCGGTGTTCGCGGTCCAGGCCGCGGCCATCGTCGATCGGGCCCGCGCCGCCGACGAGCTGCGGCTGGCGGCGCGCACGACCGCGACGACGCTCGCGGCGATCGGCGACGGCGTGATCGCGGTCGATCGGGCCGGGCGCCTGACCGCGATCAACCCGGCGGCGGTGCGGCAGCTCGGCCTGCCGCCCGGCGCCGTCGACGCGCCCGCCGCGGTCGCGCTGGCCGCGCGCGCTGAGACCCGGGCGCTGGCCGCGGTCCTGAAGGACGCGATCGCCCGCGGCGACGAGCTCGACGGCCGCCCGCTGACGATCGGCGCCACCGAGCACCTGATCTCGACCCGCCTGGTCACCGACGATCGCGGCGCGGTCGCCGGGCTGGTGGCGACCCTGACCGAGCTGCGCCGGGCCTCGAGCCTCGCGTACCGGATCGTCGGCACCACCGCCCGCTACACGCTCGACGATCTGATCGGCGACAGCCCGGCGGTGCGGCACGTGCGGGCGCTGGCCGAGGCCGCGGCCAGCAGCGAGGCCAGCCTGCTGCTGACCGGCGAGAGCGGCACCGGCAAGGAGGTGCTGGCCCAGGCGGTCCACAACGCGTCGCCGCGCGCGGCCGGCCCCTTCGTCGCCGTCAACTGCGCCGCGATCCCGCGCGATCTGCTCGAGAGCGAGCTGTTCGGCTACGAGGCCGGCGCGTTCACCGGCGCGCGCAAGGGCGGCCGGCCCGGCAAGTTCGAGATCGCCGAGGGCGGCACGCTCCTGCTCGACGAGATCGGCGACATGCCGCTCGAGATGCAGGTCAAGCTCCTGCGCGTGCTGCAGGAGAAGACCGTGTCGCGCCTCGCCGGCGCCCGCGAGCTCCCGGTCACCTGCCGGATCATCGCGACGACCAACCGCGAGCTCGACGACGACGTCGCGCGCGGCCTGTTCCGCCGCGACCTGTTCTACCGGCTGCGGGTCATCCACATCGTCGTGCCGCCGCTGCGGGAGCGCCCGGGCGACGTCACCGCGCTGACCGAGCACTTCCTGCGTCGCCACGCGACCGCGTCGGGCAAGCGCCTGGCCCGGATCGCGCCCGACGTGGCCGCCGCGCTCGTGGCGCACTCGTGGCCCGGCAACGTGCGCGAGCTCGAGCACGTCATCGAGAGCGCGGTGGCGCTGGCGCCGCCCGACGCGACGATCGTCGGCGCGCTGCCGGTGCCGCTAGGCCAGCGGACCACGCCGGCGTCGACGCCGCCCCCGCTCGGGGCGCCGGCGCCCGCGCCGGGCCCGCCCGCGACGCCGCTGCCGACCGCGGCCTCGGCCGAGCGCGACCTGCTGATCGCGGCGCTCGATCGCTACCACGGGCGGATCCCGGCGGTGGCGCGCGCGCTCGGTCTGTCGCGGGCGACGATCTACAACCGCATGCGCCGCCTCGGCCTCGACCTGGCCTCCTTCCGCGGGCCGCCGTGA
- a CDS encoding RluA family pseudouridine synthase: protein MERRLVVTEELAGLRLDHYLVRIIPRLSRTRIQAVIATQLTRADGRRPRSSMTVAAGDELVLRRAAKAEPPCPRTFDVLYQDGDVMIVDKPAGLPVHASAKFYWNTLHRVVAERFPDTPWQLGHRLDRETSGALALAAHKEAAAALKGAFEHKRAAKTYLAICHGQPSWPDADGAVAPVVLDAPLALSTRADGTRLPGVRMVVRADGLPAITKVSVLERAGAYALVRCDLVTGRQHQIRAHLAHAGFPIVGDKLYAHGDAAFIAFCDHGMTRALATQFQLPRHALHAHRLRVPHPRTGAPLEAVAPLAWDLAAFLAAQR from the coding sequence ATCGAGCGCCGGCTGGTCGTGACCGAGGAGCTGGCCGGGCTGCGGCTCGATCACTACCTGGTGCGGATCATCCCGCGGCTGTCGCGCACGCGCATCCAGGCGGTCATCGCCACCCAGCTCACCCGGGCCGACGGCCGCCGGCCGCGCTCGAGCATGACCGTGGCCGCCGGCGACGAGCTGGTGCTGCGGCGCGCGGCCAAGGCCGAGCCGCCGTGCCCGCGCACCTTCGACGTGCTCTACCAGGACGGCGACGTGATGATCGTCGACAAGCCCGCCGGCCTGCCGGTGCACGCGTCGGCGAAGTTCTACTGGAACACGCTGCACCGGGTCGTGGCCGAACGCTTCCCCGACACGCCCTGGCAGCTCGGCCACCGGCTCGATCGCGAGACCTCGGGCGCGCTGGCGCTGGCGGCGCACAAGGAGGCGGCGGCCGCGCTCAAGGGCGCGTTCGAGCACAAGCGCGCCGCCAAGACCTACCTGGCGATCTGCCACGGCCAGCCGAGCTGGCCCGACGCCGACGGCGCCGTCGCGCCGGTCGTGCTCGACGCGCCGCTGGCGCTGTCGACCCGCGCTGACGGCACCCGCCTGCCGGGCGTGCGGATGGTGGTCCGGGCCGACGGCCTGCCCGCGATCACCAAGGTCAGCGTGCTCGAGCGCGCGGGCGCGTACGCGCTGGTGCGCTGCGACCTGGTGACCGGCCGCCAGCACCAGATCCGCGCCCACCTGGCCCACGCCGGGTTCCCGATCGTCGGCGACAAGCTGTACGCCCACGGCGACGCCGCGTTCATCGCGTTCTGCGACCACGGCATGACCCGAGCCCTCGCCACGCAGTTCCAGCTGCCGCGCCACGCCCTGCACGCCCACCGGCTGCGCGTCCCGCACCCGCGCACCGGCGCGCCGCTCGAGGCGGTCGCGCCGCTGGCGTGGGACCTGGCCGCGTTCCTCGCGGCCCAGCGCTGA
- the sppA gene encoding signal peptide peptidase SppA → MKRRAVVTITWAVMVGAAPAWAQVAPGRYADDSTRGVELPATPLAGDQDARATVVNPGGLYFLDGQSVVGVISGAGAENAVALGPGLGAFAATPLGGRFLPRFAVAAGLEVGLPARAAVAPDPGTPVRATVAAAYAPWAGWGVGLAWHRFFGDSVAAGTSTVDVGVANRWGNHLAFGAVARDLNAPRVAGAAIHRRFEAELGVRPLGSDRLEIGLGGVVAEPAGRRDVDAGGWLRLSAKVVPGVFVEATGESRALTRLVTTGTGEVRAEAERDVRLTAGLSVTFGQVGVAAYGSARVGDGVVAPGGALVARWSERPGPSVLGAGARLERIELSGAQSARAIVATALRLRAIARDPDVRGVILAIDGVGAGWASLEELRREVARVRARGKKVFAYLVGATARDYWLACAADKIYLDPGGGVRLIGFAGTTLYLKGLFDHLGVRAQFEKIAEYKSAPEQYTEVGATEAAARMRDALYDGMWATFVDGIAASRGLSPDVVRELVDGGPYSAGQLADDHRLIDAVGDPERVVELIAHELGGLAPLGVAPRVRDDRWQRPGVAIIYADGDIIDGPSRTIPVLGRKLVGGETLAGLIAAARASPAVAAIVLRIDSPGGSALASELMAREVFATRKVKPIICSMGDVAASGGYFLAAGCDQILASETTITGSIGIFYGKFDLSGLMAKLGVTTETFRRGARADMESYFRPYTEEERAVLLDRLRYFYGRFTDAVSRGRGLTVARVDELGRGHVWTGRQARAIGLVDQIGGITDAIELAKVRAGLGADARVRIIELPRSSPGLLGAVAGLLGVSAATEPSVLDLPIVRAALTAVPPAVLITPGGAQARLPFDVVWE, encoded by the coding sequence ATGAAACGCCGCGCCGTCGTGACGATCACCTGGGCCGTGATGGTGGGCGCCGCGCCCGCGTGGGCCCAGGTCGCCCCGGGCCGCTACGCCGATGACTCGACCCGCGGCGTCGAGCTACCGGCCACGCCGCTGGCCGGCGATCAGGACGCGCGCGCCACCGTCGTCAACCCGGGCGGGCTGTACTTCCTCGACGGTCAGAGCGTGGTCGGCGTGATCAGCGGCGCCGGCGCCGAAAATGCCGTCGCGCTCGGCCCGGGCCTCGGCGCGTTCGCGGCCACGCCGCTGGGCGGTCGGTTCCTGCCGCGGTTCGCGGTCGCGGCCGGGCTCGAGGTCGGGCTGCCGGCGCGCGCGGCGGTGGCGCCGGACCCTGGCACGCCGGTGCGCGCGACCGTGGCCGCGGCCTACGCGCCCTGGGCCGGCTGGGGCGTCGGGCTGGCGTGGCACCGCTTCTTCGGCGACAGCGTCGCCGCGGGCACATCGACGGTCGACGTCGGCGTCGCCAACCGCTGGGGCAACCACCTGGCGTTCGGCGCGGTGGCGCGCGATCTCAACGCGCCGCGGGTCGCCGGCGCCGCGATCCACCGACGGTTCGAGGCCGAGCTGGGCGTGCGGCCGCTCGGCAGCGATCGGCTCGAGATCGGGCTCGGCGGCGTCGTGGCCGAGCCGGCCGGCCGGCGCGACGTCGACGCCGGGGGCTGGCTGCGGCTGTCGGCCAAGGTCGTGCCGGGCGTGTTCGTCGAGGCCACCGGCGAGAGCCGGGCGCTGACCCGGCTCGTCACGACCGGCACCGGCGAGGTCCGGGCCGAGGCCGAGCGCGACGTGCGCCTGACCGCCGGGCTGTCGGTGACGTTCGGCCAGGTCGGCGTGGCCGCCTACGGCAGCGCCCGGGTCGGCGACGGCGTGGTCGCGCCCGGCGGGGCGCTGGTCGCGCGCTGGTCGGAGCGGCCGGGCCCGAGCGTGCTCGGCGCCGGCGCGCGGCTCGAGCGGATCGAGCTGTCGGGCGCGCAGTCGGCGCGCGCGATCGTCGCGACCGCGCTGCGGCTCCGGGCGATCGCCCGCGACCCCGACGTGCGCGGCGTGATCCTGGCGATCGACGGCGTCGGCGCCGGCTGGGCCTCGCTCGAGGAGCTGCGCCGCGAGGTGGCGCGGGTCCGCGCCCGCGGCAAGAAGGTGTTCGCGTACCTGGTCGGCGCGACCGCGCGCGACTACTGGCTGGCGTGCGCCGCCGACAAGATCTACCTCGACCCCGGCGGCGGCGTGCGCCTGATCGGGTTCGCCGGCACGACGCTGTACCTGAAGGGCCTGTTCGATCACCTCGGCGTGCGCGCGCAGTTCGAGAAGATCGCCGAGTACAAGAGCGCGCCCGAGCAGTACACCGAGGTCGGGGCCACCGAGGCGGCGGCGCGCATGCGCGACGCGCTCTACGACGGCATGTGGGCGACGTTCGTCGACGGCATCGCCGCCAGCCGGGGGCTGTCGCCCGACGTCGTGCGCGAGCTGGTCGACGGCGGCCCCTACAGCGCCGGCCAGCTGGCCGACGATCACCGCCTGATCGACGCGGTCGGCGACCCCGAGCGCGTGGTCGAGCTGATCGCCCACGAGCTGGGCGGCCTGGCGCCGCTGGGGGTGGCGCCGCGGGTCCGGGACGATCGCTGGCAGCGCCCCGGCGTCGCGATCATCTACGCCGACGGCGACATCATCGACGGCCCGTCGCGCACGATCCCGGTGCTCGGGCGCAAGCTGGTCGGGGGCGAGACCCTGGCCGGCCTGATCGCGGCGGCCCGGGCCAGCCCGGCGGTGGCGGCGATCGTGCTGCGGATCGACTCGCCCGGCGGCAGCGCGCTGGCGTCGGAGCTGATGGCGCGCGAGGTCTTCGCGACCCGCAAGGTCAAGCCGATCATCTGCTCGATGGGCGACGTCGCGGCCTCGGGCGGCTACTTCCTGGCCGCCGGCTGCGATCAGATCCTGGCGTCGGAGACCACGATCACCGGCTCGATCGGCATCTTCTACGGCAAGTTCGATCTGTCGGGCCTGATGGCCAAGCTCGGCGTCACGACCGAGACCTTCCGCCGCGGCGCCCGCGCCGACATGGAGAGCTACTTCCGGCCGTACACCGAGGAGGAGCGCGCGGTGCTCCTCGATCGGCTGCGCTACTTCTACGGGCGCTTCACCGACGCGGTCAGCCGCGGGCGCGGGCTGACCGTGGCCCGGGTCGACGAGCTCGGCCGCGGCCACGTCTGGACCGGGCGCCAGGCCCGGGCGATCGGCCTGGTCGATCAGATCGGCGGCATCACCGACGCGATCGAGCTGGCCAAGGTCCGGGCCGGGCTCGGCGCCGACGCCCGGGTCCGGATCATCGAGCTGCCGCGGTCGTCGCCGGGGCTGCTCGGCGCGGTGGCCGGCCTGCTGGGCGTGTCGGCGGCGACCGAGCCGTCGGTGCTCGACCTGCCGATCGTCCGGGCCGCGCTGACCGCGGTCCCGCCGGCGGTGCTGATCACGCCGGGCGGGGCCCAGGCGCGGCTACCGTTCGACGTCGTCTGGGAGTGA